From one Streptomyces sp. Q6 genomic stretch:
- a CDS encoding ectoine synthase, whose protein sequence is MIVRSFKEIENTDRHVKSATGTWESKRIVLAKEKVGFSLHETILYAGTETDMWYANHIEAVLCVEGEAELENRETGEKHWIEPGTMYLLNGHERHTLRPKTDFRCVCVFNPPVTGREDHDENGVYPLLTEEA, encoded by the coding sequence GTGATCGTCCGTTCGTTCAAGGAGATCGAGAACACCGACCGGCATGTGAAGTCGGCGACCGGCACCTGGGAGAGCAAGCGCATCGTCCTGGCCAAGGAGAAGGTCGGCTTCTCACTGCACGAGACGATCCTCTACGCGGGCACGGAGACCGACATGTGGTACGCCAACCACATCGAGGCCGTGCTGTGCGTCGAGGGCGAGGCCGAGCTCGAGAACCGGGAGACCGGGGAGAAGCACTGGATCGAGCCGGGCACGATGTACCTCCTGAACGGCCACGAGCGCCACACCCTGCGCCCGAAGACCGACTTCCGCTGCGTATGCGTGTTCAACCCTCCCGTGACCGGACGGGAGGACCACGACGAGAACGGCGTCTACCCGCTGCTGACCGAGGAGGCCTGA
- the thpD gene encoding ectoine hydroxylase, producing the protein MSTETRTDLYPTRGTSEVATPRIDPVVWSPPGARGPIRQSDLTAFEQDGFLAIEELIGPDEIGTYQAELNRLITDPAIKADERSIVEPTSQDVRSVFEVHKISEVFANLVRDERIVGRARQILGSDVYVHQSRINVKPGFGASGFYWHSDFETWHAEDGLPNMRTVSVSIALTENYDTNGGLMIMPGSHKTFLGCAGETPKDNYKKSLQMQDAGTPSDDALTKFADRHGIRLFTGKAGSATWFDCNAMHGSGDNITPYPRSNVFIVFNSVENTAVEPFAAPVRRPEFIGARDFTPVT; encoded by the coding sequence ATGAGCACGGAGACACGCACCGATCTGTACCCGACCCGCGGCACCTCGGAGGTGGCGACCCCGCGGATCGACCCGGTCGTCTGGTCGCCGCCGGGCGCGCGCGGTCCGATCCGCCAGTCGGACCTCACCGCCTTCGAGCAGGACGGCTTCCTCGCGATCGAGGAGCTGATCGGTCCGGACGAGATCGGCACGTACCAGGCCGAGTTGAACCGGCTGATCACGGATCCCGCGATCAAGGCCGACGAGCGCTCGATCGTCGAGCCGACGTCCCAGGACGTGCGCTCCGTGTTCGAGGTGCACAAGATCAGCGAGGTCTTCGCGAACCTGGTCCGCGACGAGCGGATCGTGGGCCGGGCCCGGCAGATCCTCGGCTCGGACGTCTACGTCCACCAGTCGCGGATCAACGTCAAGCCGGGCTTCGGGGCCTCGGGGTTCTACTGGCACTCGGACTTCGAGACCTGGCACGCCGAAGACGGCCTGCCGAACATGCGCACGGTGTCCGTCTCCATCGCCCTGACGGAGAACTACGACACCAACGGCGGGCTCATGATCATGCCCGGCTCGCACAAGACGTTCCTCGGCTGCGCGGGCGAGACGCCGAAGGACAACTACAAGAAGTCGCTCCAGATGCAGGACGCCGGCACCCCGTCGGACGACGCCCTCACCAAGTTCGCCGACCGGCACGGCATCCGCCTCTTCACCGGCAAGGCGGGGTCGGCGACCTGGTTCGACTGCAACGCGATGCACGGCTCCGGGGACAACATCACCCCGTACCCGCGCAGCAACGTCTTCATCGTGTTCAACAGCGTGGAGAACACCGCGGTGGAGCCGTTCGCGGCGCCTGTGCGGCGGCCCGAGTTCATCGGGGCTCGGGACTTCACTCCGGTGACGTGA
- the ectB gene encoding diaminobutyrate--2-oxoglutarate transaminase → MTITQPDLSVFETLESEVRSYCRGWPTVFDRAQGSRMYDEDGHEYLDFFAGAGSLNYGHNNPVLKRALIDYLERDGVTHGLDMSTSAKRNFLESFQNIILRPRDLPYKVMFPGPTGTNAVESALKLARKVKGRESIVSFTNAFHGMSLGSLAVTGNAFKRAGAGIPLVHGTPMPFDNYLDGRTPDFIWFERLLEDSGSGLNTPAAVIVETVQGEGGINVARAEWLRKLADVCERWDMLLIVDDIQMGCGRTGAFFSFEEAGITPDIVTVSKSISGYGLPMSLCLFKPELDIWEPGEHNGTFRGNNPAFVTAAAALETYWTDGPAMEKQTLARGEQIEETLAALRAEYSEEIVEYRGRGMVWGFEFRDKERANKVAKRAFELGLLIETSGPESEVVKLLPALTITPDELEEGLRTLTRAVRETV, encoded by the coding sequence GTGACCATCACCCAGCCGGACCTGAGCGTCTTCGAGACCCTTGAGTCGGAGGTGCGCAGCTACTGCCGCGGCTGGCCCACCGTCTTCGACCGGGCCCAGGGCAGCCGTATGTACGACGAGGACGGCCACGAGTACCTGGACTTCTTCGCGGGCGCCGGGTCACTCAACTACGGCCACAACAACCCCGTGCTGAAACGCGCCCTGATCGACTACCTGGAGCGCGACGGCGTCACGCACGGGCTCGACATGTCGACCTCGGCGAAGCGCAACTTCCTGGAGTCGTTCCAGAACATCATCCTGCGCCCGCGCGACCTGCCGTACAAGGTCATGTTCCCGGGCCCGACGGGCACCAACGCGGTCGAGTCCGCGCTGAAGCTGGCCCGCAAGGTCAAGGGCCGCGAGTCGATCGTGTCGTTCACGAACGCCTTCCACGGCATGTCGCTCGGCTCGCTCGCCGTCACCGGCAACGCCTTCAAGCGGGCCGGCGCCGGCATCCCGCTGGTGCACGGCACCCCGATGCCGTTCGACAACTACCTCGACGGCCGGACGCCCGACTTCATCTGGTTCGAGCGTCTCCTGGAGGACTCCGGCTCGGGTCTGAACACCCCGGCGGCCGTGATCGTCGAGACGGTCCAGGGCGAGGGCGGCATCAACGTGGCCCGCGCCGAGTGGCTGCGCAAGCTCGCCGACGTGTGCGAGCGCTGGGACATGCTCCTGATCGTCGACGACATCCAGATGGGCTGCGGCCGCACCGGTGCGTTCTTCTCCTTCGAGGAGGCGGGCATCACACCGGACATCGTGACCGTTTCGAAGTCCATCAGCGGGTATGGGCTTCCTATGTCCCTGTGCCTGTTCAAGCCGGAGCTCGACATCTGGGAGCCGGGCGAGCACAACGGCACGTTCCGCGGCAACAACCCCGCGTTCGTGACGGCCGCCGCCGCCCTGGAGACGTACTGGACCGACGGTCCGGCCATGGAGAAGCAGACCCTGGCCCGCGGCGAGCAGATCGAGGAGACCCTCGCCGCGCTGCGCGCCGAGTACTCCGAGGAGATCGTCGAGTACCGCGGCCGCGGCATGGTCTGGGGCTTCGAGTTCCGTGACAAGGAGCGGGCGAACAAGGTCGCCAAGCGGGCCTTCGAACTCGGCCTGCTCATCGAGACCTCCGGCCCCGAGAGCGAGGTCGTCAAGCTGCTTCCGGCACTGACGATCACTCCCGACGAGCTGGAAGAGGGGCTGCGCACGCTCACCCGGGCCGTGCGCGAGACCGTCTGA
- a CDS encoding DsbA family oxidoreductase: MRVEIWTDINCPFCYIGKSRFEQALDAFPHKDAVEVVHRSFELDPTIKKGDTGPVIAKIAQKYGISESQAAANEQGLGQQAAALGLPYLTEGRDYGNSFDLHRLLHLAHEKGLQDAMIDALYRGNFADEGSVFADDEHVVRLAVEAGLDEAEVRAVLADPDAYAEAVRADEREAAELGATGVPFFVLDRKFGVSGAQPAEVFTQALTQAWDARSPLTVIDPVTSEGGDACGPDGCAVPQA; this comes from the coding sequence ATGCGCGTCGAGATCTGGACCGACATCAACTGCCCGTTCTGCTACATCGGGAAGTCCCGGTTCGAGCAGGCCCTCGACGCCTTCCCGCACAAGGACGCCGTAGAGGTCGTGCACCGCTCCTTCGAGCTGGACCCCACGATCAAGAAGGGCGACACCGGCCCGGTCATCGCCAAGATCGCCCAGAAGTACGGCATCAGCGAGTCCCAGGCGGCCGCCAACGAGCAGGGCCTCGGTCAGCAGGCCGCGGCGCTCGGCCTGCCCTACCTCACCGAGGGCCGCGACTACGGCAACAGCTTCGACCTGCACCGCCTCCTCCACCTCGCCCACGAGAAGGGCCTCCAGGACGCCATGATCGACGCCCTGTACCGAGGCAACTTCGCGGACGAGGGCTCCGTCTTCGCCGACGACGAGCACGTCGTCCGGCTCGCCGTCGAGGCCGGCCTCGACGAGGCCGAGGTCCGAGCCGTCCTCGCGGACCCCGACGCGTACGCGGAAGCGGTCCGCGCGGACGAGCGCGAGGCGGCCGAGCTGGGTGCGACCGGCGTCCCGTTCTTCGTCCTCGACCGCAAGTTCGGCGTCTCCGGCGCCCAGCCCGCCGAGGTCTTCACCCAGGCCCTGACCCAGGCATGGGACGCCCGCTCGCCGCTGACCGTGATCGACCCGGTCACGAGCGAGGGCGGCGACGCCTGCGGCCCCGACGGCTGCGCGGTCCCGCAGGCCTGA
- a CDS encoding pyridoxal-phosphate-dependent aminotransferase family protein — protein MTHPFLDLAPLSAEHFASIEDRVARLMGTSATSQDVVIMQGEALLPLEGAIRGAAGPGTVALNVITGPYGQTFGDWLRDCGATVHDLAVPFHTAVTAQQVREAFAEHPEIDFVSLVHAEAATGNTNPVAEIGEVVREHGALFYLDAVASVAAEPVLPDAWGVDLCVIGAQKAMGGPAGVSAVSVSARAWERMAANPQAPRHSYLSLLDWKQRWIDGGRKALLHAPAQLEMLALEACVDRIESEGLDAVMARHASAAAATRAGALALGGGLEPYVHAARDAAPVATTLRAPAGTDARELVAKALSVDPVLPLVAGGGALAAEMIRVNHYGPQATRGVVQSSLAALGGALAEAGFEVDLEGARKAVAAAWA, from the coding sequence CCGCCACGTCCCAGGACGTGGTGATCATGCAGGGCGAGGCGCTGCTGCCGCTGGAGGGCGCCATCCGCGGGGCGGCGGGGCCCGGCACCGTCGCCCTGAACGTGATCACCGGTCCGTACGGGCAGACCTTCGGCGACTGGCTGCGCGACTGCGGTGCCACGGTGCACGACCTGGCCGTCCCGTTCCACACCGCTGTGACGGCGCAGCAGGTGCGGGAGGCGTTCGCCGAGCACCCGGAGATCGACTTCGTGTCGCTCGTGCACGCGGAGGCCGCGACCGGCAACACCAACCCCGTCGCGGAGATCGGCGAGGTCGTGCGGGAGCACGGCGCGCTGTTCTACCTGGACGCGGTGGCCTCCGTCGCCGCCGAGCCGGTGCTGCCGGACGCGTGGGGCGTGGACCTGTGCGTCATCGGCGCGCAGAAGGCGATGGGCGGCCCGGCCGGCGTCTCGGCCGTGTCCGTGAGCGCGCGGGCGTGGGAGCGGATGGCCGCGAACCCGCAGGCGCCGCGCCACTCGTACCTGTCGCTGCTCGACTGGAAGCAGCGCTGGATCGACGGCGGCAGGAAGGCGCTGCTGCACGCCCCCGCGCAGTTGGAGATGCTCGCCCTCGAAGCGTGCGTGGACCGGATCGAGAGCGAGGGACTGGACGCGGTGATGGCGCGGCACGCGAGCGCCGCCGCGGCGACCCGCGCGGGCGCGCTCGCCCTGGGCGGCGGTCTCGAGCCGTACGTCCACGCGGCCCGGGACGCCGCGCCCGTCGCCACGACGCTGCGCGCGCCGGCCGGGACCGACGCCCGTGAGCTGGTCGCGAAGGCGCTCTCCGTGGACCCGGTGCTTCCGCTGGTCGCCGGGGGCGGGGCGCTGGCCGCGGAGATGATCCGGGTCAACCACTACGGTCCGCAGGCCACGCGCGGCGTCGTGCAGTCCTCGCTCGCCGCGCTCGGCGGCGCGCTCGCGGAGGCCGGGTTCGAGGTCGACCTGGAGGGCGCGCGCAAGGCCGTGGCGGCGGCCTGGGCGTAA
- a CDS encoding aldehyde dehydrogenase (NADP(+)) has product MAAAPVWSVDPRTGKQREQVATEATAQEVDQAVRAAHEARGALADRTVRAAFLRTAADLLDEAKDHLVEAADAETALGPVRLTGELARTCFQLRAFATIVDEGAFLGVVIDHPDDTATPPIPDLRRYKIPLGVVAVYSASNFPFAFSVPGGDTASALAAGCPVVVKAHPDHPATSELVASVIRRAATQHGIPESVLGLVHGFEAGVELVKHPLIAAAGFTGSVRGGRALFDAASSRPTPIPFHGELGSLNPVVITEAAAAERPDQIGTGLAGSMTLGVGQFCVKPGLVFAPRGEAGDTLLKSLTAAVSDTAAGVLLDHRMRDNFVAGVAERAQLPDVEAPVTPGAGGEHTVSPGFLTVPAARLAVEGTEHDLLLEECFGPVTVVARYETADEITAVLSRLPGNLTATVQLSSTEAAGEGRGTEILAELTPLAGRVLVNGWPTGVAVAPAQHHGGPYPATTSTSTSVGGTAIERWLRPVSYQTTPEALLPPELRDDNPLGLPRRYNGRLEI; this is encoded by the coding sequence GTGGCAGCAGCACCAGTCTGGAGTGTGGACCCCCGAACCGGGAAGCAGCGGGAGCAGGTTGCGACCGAGGCCACCGCCCAGGAGGTCGACCAGGCGGTCCGCGCCGCGCACGAGGCGCGCGGCGCGCTCGCCGACCGCACCGTCCGCGCCGCGTTCCTGCGCACGGCGGCCGACCTGCTCGACGAGGCCAAGGACCACCTGGTCGAGGCGGCCGACGCGGAGACGGCCCTCGGCCCGGTCCGCCTCACCGGTGAACTGGCGCGCACCTGCTTCCAGTTGCGCGCCTTCGCGACCATCGTCGACGAGGGCGCCTTCCTCGGCGTCGTCATCGACCACCCGGACGACACGGCGACGCCGCCGATCCCGGACCTGCGCCGCTACAAGATCCCGCTCGGTGTCGTCGCGGTCTACTCGGCGTCGAACTTCCCGTTCGCCTTCTCCGTCCCCGGCGGCGACACGGCGAGCGCCCTCGCGGCGGGCTGCCCGGTCGTGGTCAAGGCCCACCCGGACCACCCGGCGACGTCCGAGCTGGTCGCGTCGGTGATCCGTCGCGCGGCCACCCAGCACGGCATCCCGGAGTCGGTCCTCGGCCTGGTGCACGGCTTCGAGGCGGGCGTCGAGCTGGTCAAGCACCCGCTGATCGCGGCGGCGGGCTTCACGGGCTCGGTCCGCGGCGGCCGCGCGCTGTTCGACGCGGCGTCGTCCCGCCCCACCCCGATCCCGTTCCACGGCGAGCTGGGCTCGCTGAACCCGGTGGTGATCACCGAGGCGGCGGCCGCCGAGCGCCCGGACCAGATCGGTACGGGCCTCGCGGGCTCCATGACCCTGGGCGTCGGCCAGTTCTGCGTGAAGCCGGGCCTGGTCTTCGCGCCGCGGGGCGAGGCCGGCGACACCCTGCTCAAGTCCCTCACGGCGGCGGTCAGCGACACCGCGGCGGGCGTCCTGCTCGACCACCGCATGCGGGACAACTTCGTCGCGGGCGTCGCCGAGCGCGCCCAGCTGCCCGACGTCGAGGCGCCGGTCACGCCGGGCGCGGGCGGCGAGCACACGGTCAGCCCCGGCTTCCTCACGGTCCCCGCGGCGCGCCTCGCCGTCGAGGGCACGGAGCACGACCTGCTCCTGGAGGAGTGCTTCGGCCCGGTCACCGTCGTCGCCCGCTACGAGACGGCGGACGAGATCACGGCGGTCCTCTCCCGACTCCCCGGCAACCTCACGGCGACGGTCCAGCTGTCCTCGACCGAGGCCGCAGGCGAGGGCCGCGGCACCGAGATCCTCGCGGAGCTCACCCCGCTCGCGGGCCGCGTCCTGGTCAACGGCTGGCCGACCGGCGTGGCCGTGGCCCCGGCCCAGCACCACGGCGGCCCGTACCCGGCGACGACCTCCACCTCCACGTCGGTCGGCGGCACGGCGATCGAGCGCTGGCTGCGCCCGGTCTCGTACCAGACGACCCCGGAGGCACTGCTCCCGCCGGAGCTGCGCGACGACAACCCGCTGGGCCTGCCCCGCCGCTACAACGGCCGACTGGAAATCTGA
- a CDS encoding maleylpyruvate isomerase family mycothiol-dependent enzyme translates to MTRKDHPHDLLAPWALRALPPEEDRLVPHHMADCEQCAAEAERLRATVRMLDGAAPTERADTRLAPPEALLARARARRAPVPPTAPHAEPYAAAVSALEALLGELDGPAAPWGTPVIHDWSVQDTVAHLIAADEHLALHLGLPANAPPTTAPAEGTGWRTAWASRTQRVIAHERARAPGDTVATWRAQANALLTAPEAHDPERAARPALLVGARLPVADHFLVRAFETWIHADDIGRALERPVPPPPPAHLWRLVRLGIRILGLALGPQALPVALTVTDATRTTEWILGSEDEPVHAELALDPLDFCYLIGGRTAPETVSRTTTGDEGTARTFLDRASRLAWL, encoded by the coding sequence ATGACGAGGAAAGACCACCCCCACGACCTACTGGCACCCTGGGCACTACGAGCCCTGCCACCGGAGGAAGACCGGCTGGTCCCGCACCACATGGCGGACTGCGAACAGTGCGCGGCCGAGGCGGAGCGCCTGCGCGCAACGGTGAGGATGCTGGACGGCGCCGCACCGACCGAGCGCGCGGACACCCGACTCGCGCCCCCCGAAGCCCTGTTGGCCCGAGCGCGAGCCCGACGCGCACCGGTACCCCCTACCGCCCCGCACGCGGAGCCGTACGCCGCCGCGGTCTCCGCCCTGGAGGCGCTGCTGGGCGAACTGGACGGACCGGCGGCCCCCTGGGGCACCCCCGTGATCCACGACTGGTCGGTGCAGGACACGGTCGCCCACCTGATCGCCGCCGACGAGCACCTGGCCCTGCACCTGGGCCTGCCGGCCAACGCCCCGCCCACGACGGCCCCGGCGGAGGGAACCGGCTGGCGCACGGCGTGGGCGTCCCGTACCCAGCGCGTGATCGCCCACGAAAGGGCCCGCGCCCCCGGCGACACGGTCGCGACCTGGCGCGCCCAGGCGAACGCCCTCCTCACCGCTCCCGAGGCGCACGACCCCGAACGAGCGGCCCGACCGGCGCTGTTGGTGGGAGCCAGGCTGCCGGTCGCGGACCACTTCCTGGTCCGCGCCTTCGAGACATGGATCCACGCGGACGACATCGGCCGCGCGCTGGAGCGCCCGGTGCCGCCGCCGCCCCCGGCGCATCTGTGGCGCCTGGTCCGGCTGGGCATCCGCATCCTCGGCCTGGCACTGGGCCCGCAGGCCCTGCCGGTGGCCCTCACCGTCACGGACGCCACGCGCACCACGGAGTGGATCCTGGGCTCGGAGGACGAACCGGTCCACGCCGAACTGGCCCTGGACCCGCTGGACTTCTGCTACCTCATCGGAGGCCGCACCGCCCCGGAGACGGTCTCCCGCACCACGACGGGCGACGAGGGGACGGCGCGCACGTTCCTGGACCGGGCCTCTCGCCTGGCCTGGCTCTGA
- the ectA gene encoding diaminobutyrate acetyltransferase, whose translation MTAAQAQFQLDHPGVADGAAIWRIARDSKVLDLNSSYSYLLWCRDFAGTSVVARDETGEVAGFVTGYIRPERPHTLVVWQVAVDAAHRGRGLAGELLDGLTAKVLGAGRPVSTVETTITPDNSASQALFLSYARRHGAGVERTVLFDAGLFPDDGHLPEELYTIGPLAP comes from the coding sequence ATGACCGCCGCACAAGCGCAATTCCAGCTCGACCATCCCGGCGTGGCCGACGGGGCCGCGATCTGGCGTATCGCACGTGACTCGAAGGTGCTCGACCTGAACTCGTCGTACAGCTATCTGCTGTGGTGCCGCGACTTCGCGGGCACCTCGGTCGTGGCCCGCGACGAGACGGGCGAGGTCGCCGGCTTCGTCACCGGATACATCCGACCGGAGCGGCCGCACACGCTGGTCGTGTGGCAGGTCGCCGTGGACGCCGCCCACCGCGGGCGCGGACTCGCCGGAGAACTTCTGGACGGACTGACCGCCAAGGTGCTCGGCGCCGGACGGCCGGTCAGCACCGTCGAGACGACCATCACGCCGGACAACTCCGCCTCCCAGGCGCTGTTCCTGTCGTACGCCCGCCGGCACGGGGCCGGTGTGGAACGCACGGTCCTGTTCGACGCGGGACTGTTCCCCGACGACGGGCACCTGCCCGAGGAGCTGTACACCATCGGGCCGCTCGCGCCCTAG
- a CDS encoding aminotransferase class V-fold PLP-dependent enzyme: protein MDTDLVRAEYTPATTYLNTASSGLLPARAADAMRDAIVAMTEGRPIDSLFTDVEEARAAFARIAGVPVTRVATGASVALYTGLIAAALPEGAEVLVAEGEFSSTINPFHVRGDLKVRTVPLEGLAEAVRPGTALVAVSAAQSADGRIADLTDLRTATRAHGARLYIDASQAAGWFPLAEHAAAADYVASVAFKWLTCPRGAVFFIAPGDDRSFEALTPVFGGWVAGERPWDSCYGPVTELARSARRFDETPGLVAYAGARRSLALIEKLGPQDIRAHDLALADRFRAGLASLGHEPIPSPGSPIVSVPELGVRQQRLHEAGIELSNRAGNLRASFHLYNTPHDVDRLLDALSA, encoded by the coding sequence ATGGACACCGATCTCGTCCGAGCCGAGTACACCCCCGCCACCACCTACCTGAACACCGCGAGCTCGGGCCTGCTGCCGGCCCGAGCCGCGGACGCGATGCGCGACGCGATCGTCGCCATGACCGAGGGCCGCCCCATCGACTCCCTCTTCACCGACGTGGAGGAGGCGCGGGCGGCCTTCGCCCGTATCGCGGGGGTCCCGGTGACCCGCGTGGCCACGGGCGCGTCCGTGGCGCTCTACACGGGCCTGATCGCGGCGGCGCTGCCCGAAGGGGCCGAAGTCCTCGTGGCCGAGGGCGAGTTCAGCTCCACGATCAACCCGTTCCACGTACGCGGCGACCTCAAGGTCCGCACCGTACCGCTGGAGGGGCTGGCCGAGGCGGTCCGTCCCGGCACGGCGCTCGTGGCGGTCAGCGCGGCCCAGTCGGCGGACGGCAGGATCGCCGATCTCACGGATCTGCGCACGGCCACCCGCGCCCACGGCGCCCGCCTCTACATCGACGCGTCGCAGGCGGCGGGCTGGTTCCCGCTGGCCGAGCACGCGGCGGCCGCGGACTACGTGGCCTCCGTCGCCTTCAAGTGGCTCACGTGCCCGCGGGGCGCGGTCTTCTTCATCGCTCCGGGGGACGACCGGTCCTTCGAGGCGCTCACCCCGGTCTTCGGCGGCTGGGTCGCGGGGGAGCGTCCGTGGGACAGCTGCTACGGCCCGGTCACCGAACTGGCCCGCTCCGCCCGGCGCTTCGACGAGACACCGGGCCTCGTCGCGTACGCGGGAGCACGCCGGTCCCTGGCCCTGATCGAGAAGCTGGGCCCGCAGGACATCAGGGCCCACGACCTGGCCCTGGCCGACCGCTTCCGCGCGGGCCTGGCGTCGCTCGGCCACGAGCCGATCCCGTCGCCCGGATCACCGATCGTCTCGGTCCCCGAACTGGGCGTGCGGCAACAGCGGTTGCACGAGGCGGGCATCGAACTCTCGAACCGGGCGGGCAACCTGCGCGCCTCCTTCCACCTCTACAACACGCCCCACGACGTGGACCGCCTCCTGGACGCCTTGTCCGCCTGA
- a CDS encoding RNA polymerase sigma factor, translating into MHRRLVYGDESALTEAYDVYGGLVRGVAVRVTRSTSAADDVAQEVFAHLWARPYAFDARRGTLRTWLSMLAHRRAVDWVRGEARHRKAATADDEVLHAIPDLDPGPDERVVDRERSLLLHSALAELPLHQREVVHLAYFGGRTYREAAADLGIPEGTAKTRLRTALHRLAETLADPPDPAFGTRARERGA; encoded by the coding sequence CTGCACCGACGCCTGGTCTACGGCGACGAGTCGGCGCTCACGGAGGCGTACGACGTCTACGGCGGCCTGGTGCGCGGGGTCGCCGTCCGGGTGACGCGCTCCACGAGTGCGGCGGACGACGTGGCGCAGGAGGTCTTCGCCCACCTGTGGGCGCGGCCCTACGCGTTCGACGCGCGCCGCGGCACGCTGCGGACGTGGCTGAGCATGCTCGCCCACCGGCGTGCGGTGGACTGGGTGCGCGGCGAGGCCCGCCACCGCAAGGCGGCCACCGCCGACGACGAGGTGCTGCACGCGATCCCGGACCTGGACCCGGGCCCCGACGAACGGGTCGTGGACCGCGAGCGCTCCCTGCTGCTCCACTCCGCGCTGGCCGAACTCCCGTTGCATCAGCGGGAGGTGGTGCACCTGGCGTACTTCGGTGGCCGTACGTACCGTGAGGCGGCGGCGGACCTGGGCATCCCCGAGGGCACGGCGAAGACCCGCCTGCGCACGGCCCTGCACCGGCTGGCCGAGACGCTGGCGGATCCGCCGGACCCGGCGTTCGGGACCCGGGCGCGAGAAAGGGGAGCGTGA
- a CDS encoding DUF1349 domain-containing protein, which translates to MDLRLPELPFPLRSYGPDGQWSYEKGTLTGWAGPRQDRFVPPTGDALEPASDAPRLLGAPEGDFQLIARVTVGFAAAFDAGVLYLHVGDREWAKLCFERSPDEPTICTVVTRGHSDDANAFVVPGSTAWLRVSRTGSAFAFHASTDGETWTFIRIFSLGDEKSAAAAMVGFLAQSPVGEGCVVTYDHIEFRPNWPQALRDGS; encoded by the coding sequence ATGGACCTTCGACTCCCCGAGCTCCCGTTCCCGCTGCGCAGCTACGGCCCCGACGGACAATGGTCGTACGAAAAGGGCACGCTCACCGGCTGGGCGGGCCCGCGGCAGGACCGCTTCGTCCCGCCGACCGGCGACGCCCTCGAACCCGCCTCCGACGCACCCCGGCTGCTCGGGGCGCCGGAGGGCGACTTCCAGCTGATCGCACGGGTCACGGTCGGTTTCGCGGCGGCGTTCGACGCGGGTGTCCTCTACCTCCACGTCGGGGACCGGGAGTGGGCGAAGCTCTGCTTCGAGCGCTCCCCGGACGAGCCGACGATCTGCACGGTGGTCACCCGGGGCCACTCCGACGACGCGAACGCGTTCGTCGTCCCCGGCTCCACCGCGTGGCTGCGCGTCAGCCGCACGGGCTCGGCCTTCGCCTTCCACGCGTCGACCGACGGCGAGACGTGGACCTTCATCCGCATCTTCTCCCTGGGGGACGAGAAGTCGGCGGCGGCGGCGATGGTCGGCTTCCTGGCGCAGTCCCCCGTAGGGGAGGGCTGCGTGGTCACGTACGACCACATCGAATTCCGCCCGAACTGGCCCCAGGCCCTCAGAGACGGCTCCTGA
- a CDS encoding IclR family transcriptional regulator, with protein MSAGETGAAAGGAQVKSAVRTVELLEYFAGRPGMHSLAAVQEAVGYPKSSLYMLLRTLVELGWVETDATGTRYGIGVRALLVGTSYIDGDEVVAAARPTLDRLSDDTTETIHLARLDGTNVVYLATRQSQHYLRPFTRVGRRLPAHSTSLGKALLATHTDEQVRKMLPETLPALTEHTITDREKLIEELHLVREQGFAVDREENTLGLRCFGVAIPYRTPARDAISCSVPVARLTPAHEQMVKDALFDARDRLTLATRRL; from the coding sequence ATGTCGGCTGGCGAGACGGGGGCCGCTGCGGGCGGTGCGCAGGTGAAGTCCGCGGTACGGACGGTGGAGTTGCTCGAGTACTTCGCCGGCCGCCCCGGAATGCACTCGCTGGCCGCGGTGCAGGAGGCCGTCGGGTATCCGAAGTCGAGCCTCTACATGCTCCTTCGTACGCTCGTCGAGCTCGGCTGGGTGGAGACCGACGCGACCGGGACGCGGTACGGGATCGGAGTGCGGGCCCTGCTCGTGGGCACCTCGTACATCGACGGCGACGAGGTCGTGGCCGCGGCCCGGCCCACCCTCGACCGGCTCTCCGACGACACCACCGAGACCATCCACCTCGCGCGGCTCGACGGGACGAACGTCGTCTATCTCGCCACCCGGCAGTCGCAGCACTACCTGCGGCCTTTCACGCGGGTGGGACGGCGGCTGCCCGCGCACTCGACCTCGCTCGGCAAGGCGCTGCTCGCCACGCACACCGACGAGCAGGTCCGCAAGATGCTCCCCGAGACGCTCCCCGCGCTGACCGAGCACACGATCACCGACCGCGAGAAGCTCATCGAGGAGCTGCACCTCGTGCGGGAGCAGGGGTTCGCCGTGGACCGGGAGGAGAACACGCTGGGGCTGCGCTGCTTCGGAGTGGCGATCCCCTACCGGACCCCCGCCCGCGACGCCATCTCGTGCTCGGTGCCGGTGGCGCGGCTCACACCCGCGCACGAGCAGATGGTGAAGGACGCCCTGTTCGACGCCAGGGACCGGCTGACCCTCGCCACGCGTCGCCTGTAG